The following coding sequences are from one Humulus lupulus chromosome X, drHumLupu1.1, whole genome shotgun sequence window:
- the LOC133804882 gene encoding uncharacterized protein LOC133804882 produces the protein MPRKKEYLHIWKYGEGHMPGILRGIDTSCAKKYYDWKYDIKEHLTINGPQNRYGGCTDMQWQKAIEFFRRPEITKHSVVNKENRKKLKELSYGGSQSIPALRYKKRNLETEQLEPIPDSWMDTHHKSGTGWVTETAKNTWEELRAYCDTQQTQTTDTESSTPVSSAPEDEDISLVQTVFGKRRGHQKGYGHILNIRDRTPFDFRPSQTRDEEMSEMRERLRQLEEHVRTHCITPGSQCAPPPPNDPDVGAPTQ, from the exons atgcctcgaaagaaagaatacttgcacatttggaa atatggagaagggcatatgcctgggatcttgagaggcattgatacttcgtgtgctaaaaagtattatgattggaagtacgatattaaagaacatttaacgattaatgggccacaaaatcgttatggtggttgcacggatatgcagtggcaaaaagccattgaatttttccgacgcccagaaattacg aaacattctgtggtcaacaaggaaaataggaagaaactgaaagagcttagctatggaggttctcagtcaatcccagccctgcgctataaaaaa cgcaatttagagactgagCAACTTGAgcccatcccggatagctggatggatactcaccataaatcaggcacagggtgggtgacagagacagccaaaaatacttgg gaggaattgcgtgcatattgcgacacacagcagacacagacaactgatactgagagttccacaccagtttcgagtgcgcctgaagatgaagacatatctttggtacaaactgtcttcggaaaacgacggggccaccagaaaggatatggacatatccttaacataagggaccgaactccatttgattttcgtccttcacaaactagagatgaagagatgtctgagatgagagagcgtcttcgacagttagaggagcatgtccggactcattgtatcaccccgggatctcaatgtgccccaccaccacccaatgatcccgatgttggagcaccgactcagtag